The sequence taattccaattttagatttaaataaagagtTGTGTAATATCCACATTTTACGTACTCatgatgatattgaatcATTAATCAATCGTTTAAACCAATCAAACTTTAATaacaatgaaaatttatttaaatattatatgattcaaataattcaatttggtTCAAGAAATTCAATGAAATACCTAAGATTAATTTGTGATTCTATTGACGAGTTATTAATGGACTATGAAGGTTGGGTAATTTTAGATGACACTTTAAGAAGGTTTTATATTAACTCATACCTAATAGAAGGAGAGATATGGGACAATTCAGTAGGTTAtcatgaaaataaaaagttcAAAGAATACAAAATACCAACTCAACAAACATGTCAAATAATCAATCTCACCAAAATTAAAGTCAATTTCAATCACTTTCCAAATGTAACTTCTTATTTATTACAAACATTTATcgaacttttaaattttgaaggTGTTCAGTTTAttcttgataatttaaatggtaaaaatttaaaattaaatgaaaaagcaTTTAAAGATCGTTTTCATGATAGAATCTATACAtgcaaatatttatataaagatTTGATtgaaatgattcaatttttaattaataaattcaaagatggtcaattatcattatcaaatttatcattgatattaaatttcttattttcaATGTTAATTAGAGTCAATGATTTAACAAATGATCAAATCAAAACAGCTTATCAATCAATATCAAACTATATTGAAATAGATAGTTCAGAACTCAATtcatactattatttaaaaacattatcaCCCATTATTTCATCatgtattatcatttttagagataatggtggtggtgatgttaGACCATTACTTGAATATCATATAGATACATCAGTATATACATTCGAACATATATTTacaaatagaaataataacgATCTGAACCAATTTATCGATTCAACAATCATGGATATTGTAAAAGATCGTTTTTATTctaatttaaacaaaatgtTAGATAACAATAATCcaagaattaatttatttttacattatttcgaaattcaattaaaatacaaaaatgaaaatgatttcaaaggaccatttttaaattataaactattgaaattaataattaaaacatttgatttagaatcatttattaaattagatAGTTTATTAGAGAACCATAATGGTAATTGTGAGCAAGAGGGTTCAAATAACAGGATTTTAAGCGAATTagagaaattttattttaattggaaaaaaCCATTATCATCTAATATGGTTGAATGGTTTGGTATAATTGTATACAAAGATTATTCAGATTATCaagatattataaattacttatttaataaatataaacacCAATTGGAACCATATATAATTtactataaattaaaaataaataataaatcaataactAATAATCAGTTACATTCAATTTTATgtaataaatcatcatcGAAATGGAAAGAAATTACATCGAATCTAATTGGTAAGGCCGCTGCtacaattaaagataaagaaacaATCGATTGGTTATCAGATATAGAAACAGGTGGTTgtagtaatttaaaaataagagATGCTTTACATTCAAGATTAAATCATATGGAACTTGATTTTAGTTCATTGGAATTATTAGAGTATGCaagaatcaaatttaaacaaaTCATTTCAATTTTCGATTTATGTGATGAGTTTTTCGAAATTCATATTTTACATACtcatgatgaaattgaatcattaatCAATCGTTTAAACCAATCAAactttaatgaaaatgaagatttatttaaaaattatatgattcaaataattgaatttggttcAAGACTTTCAGCTAAACACATAAGATCAATCTTTAAATCATTGGAATATGGCGTTGACAAGTCATCATTGGGaaatgataattataaagAGTGGAAgtatttaataaacaaagtTTTCAAATACGAGTATAGAAGGTTTTTTGATAACCCCTCATACATCCATGAAGAATATTTTTTGGGCCAAATACTACGTGATCATAAAAACGAAGAATACAAAGAATACAATATACCAACTCGACAAGAATCTCAAATAATCAATctttctaaaattaaagtCAATTTCAATCACTTTGCAAATGTAACttcttatttatttcaaGGATCCATcgaacttttaaattttgaaggTGTTCAATTTAttcttgataatttaaatggtaaagatttaaaattaaatgaaaaagcaTTTAAAGATCATTTTCATGATAGAATCTATTCATGCGAATATGTTTCTAAAGATTTATATGATAccattcaatttttaattgaaaaattcgAAGATGGTCAATTATCACTATCAAATCTAtcattgatattaaattacTTATTTTCCAAGTTAATTAGAGTCAATGATTTAACAATTGATCAAATCAACATATCTCatcaattaatatcaaaCTATATTGAAATAGATAGTTCAAAATACAATtcatactattatttaaaaatattatcaccAATTATTGAATCATGTATTACCGTTATCGAAGGTCCTACaagtgatgatgaagatggtaATGGAAAACCAAGACCATTCTGTCATTATGATATAGATACATCAGTATATACATTCGAACACATATTTacaaatagaaataataacgATCAGAACCAATTTATCGATTCAACAATCATGGATATTGTAAAAgataattttacaattgaaatattttccaaaatgttagataataataatccaagaattaatttatttttacattatttcgaaatggaattaaaaaaaagaaaaacaagtAATGATTTCGAAAAtgtatttttagaatttgaacaattgaaattaataattaaaacatttgatttagaatcatttattaaatttgaatatttattacaacaatatcaattcTACTTATCACCTGATATCGATGAATGGTCAGATATAAACAAAGAGTATGCAAATGATCAAGAGGATATAAATGATGGGTACGTCAAACCATTATCATCTAATTTGGTTGAATGGTTTGGTAAAATTTCATTCATATATTATCCAGATTATCCAGATATTCTTAATTActtatttgataaatataaaaaccaATTCGAACCATATactaattatataaattaaaactttcaattcaaaaattcaattactgCTATTAGTTAAAATCTTTTCacataaaatcaatattgtTCTAAATTAActttctaaaaaaataaaattataaaaataaaacaatatatttacacaaaaaaaaaaaccaaaaaaaaaaaaaaaaaattattactcTTTGTTCCAATTACTTGTGGTAGTTGttgtttgatttaattttttttttttttttttttttttttttttattgttttttggAACCAATAGACAGAGATAAAAGATCTCCTCAAAAAAATgggtctttttttttttttttttttttttttttttttttcatttccttattttttacatttatttgagaaatacaatttttttttgctgGATGTTCATCACAAGGTggcgaaaaaaaaaaaaaataaaataaaataaacaaaaaaaaaaaaaaattcgaaaaatacaaaaaaattttttttttttttttttttttattttcatcatcattttttaaaactcaACATACAAAACATGCAATCAGTAGACCCACAAGTTGTCGGCGTAGGAAAACAATTCGTTGAGCATTATTATGGTATTTTTGACTCAAATCGTGCAGGTTTAACCCAAATCTAtgtaggttttttttttttttttttttttaattcctatttttctatttttattttttcccaaaatatttactaattcttttattttataaaaccCACccaaactaaaaataaataaaaataataaaaaataaaaaaataaagcaacaacaaacaacTTTAACATGGGAAGGTAAATTTTTATCAGGTGCTGACGCAATTGTTAAGCATATTGTTGAATTACCATTCCAACAAACCAATAGAAAAATCAATAGTATTGATTGTCAACAAACTTATCAACCAGGTATTATGATCACCGTCACTGGTACTCTTATTGTaggttttatttattttcacaatatttgttattaaaagtaataaattattaatactattattattataaaatatagaTTGATGGTGAAgctaaaaatcaattaaaattcgTTCAAGTCTTCAATCTTGCTTCAAATAATGGTTCATtcttattaattaatgactTTTTCCGTTTGGTTTTAGATTAATCTAAATAggaatttgtaaaaatataataaaaaaaaaaaaaaaaaaatatatatataaaaaaaaaa comes from Dictyostelium discoideum AX4 chromosome 2 chromosome, whole genome shotgun sequence and encodes:
- the nutf2 gene encoding nuclear transport factor 2, with amino-acid sequence MQSVDPQVVGVGKQFVEHYYGIFDSNRAGLTQIYQQQTTLTWEGKFLSGADAIVKHIVELPFQQTNRKINSIDCQQTYQPGIMITVTGTLIIDGEAKNQLKFVQVFNLASNNGSFLLINDFFRLVLD